Proteins encoded together in one Aminipila butyrica window:
- a CDS encoding CPBP family intramembrane glutamic endopeptidase, translating to MGFTDAIWQPGYGIKSTLKIITFLFVPFYYGGVNKNIKLKSLFVFRRKGMIHGILMGAGVYAFILACYFTIGTFFNFSRVTEALNENMGVTRENFVFVAIYISFVNSLLEEFFFRGFVFTNLKRLGGRKSAYWISATAFGLYHIAMMRGWFSFWLFILLLMALVGAGIFFNWLNEKQENIYNSWFVHMSANFSINTVGFILFGIL from the coding sequence ATGGGATTTACGGATGCGATTTGGCAGCCCGGCTACGGGATAAAATCAACATTAAAGATAATTACTTTTTTATTTGTTCCATTCTATTATGGTGGTGTAAATAAAAATATTAAGCTTAAATCTTTGTTTGTCTTCAGACGAAAAGGGATGATCCATGGGATTTTAATGGGAGCAGGAGTGTATGCCTTTATACTGGCATGTTACTTTACAATTGGAACTTTTTTTAATTTTTCAAGGGTAACAGAGGCCTTAAATGAAAATATGGGGGTTACCAGAGAGAATTTTGTATTCGTTGCAATTTATATTTCTTTTGTCAATTCACTTTTAGAAGAATTTTTCTTTAGAGGGTTTGTCTTTACGAACCTGAAGAGATTGGGTGGCAGAAAATCGGCATATTGGATAAGCGCTACAGCTTTCGGCTTGTACCATATAGCCATGATGAGAGGCTGGTTCTCTTTCTGGCTATTTATACTTCTGCTGATGGCATTAGTGGGAGCTGGAATATTTTTTAATTGGCTGAATGAAAAACAAGAGAATATATATAACTCATGGTTTGTGCATATGTCTGCCAATTTTTCAATTAATACAGTGGGATTTATACTGTTTGGTATTCTCTAA
- a CDS encoding DUF6179 domain-containing protein has translation MQYEMAELIPLVRALTEKYTGKASTSVTYETAQQLMGAILYCLEQAGEESTGELMLLERLTAEEAYKEGVKAVLEKTRAAQGLYVRLMESFDGYGQPAYEETLRKTIPTFFMWYDVRFYPQQEVFLPYPVALQQTESRGIHQVYDYLRCIEAEQEFLQCLPPDYVQEVLWAYSGDYREEVVNIAGIVLKKILLHLLLGIPLDPIRRSEEAERKLAELVRSMSSNHLQENLQELLNRFLIRQCQGHESLGNYLRNYVTELTAELIQGAENGWLDQMV, from the coding sequence GTGCAGTACGAAATGGCGGAGCTAATTCCACTGGTAAGGGCCTTGACGGAAAAGTATACGGGCAAGGCCAGCACATCGGTAACCTATGAAACAGCCCAGCAGCTGATGGGCGCTATTCTCTACTGTCTGGAACAGGCAGGGGAGGAGTCAACAGGAGAACTTATGCTGCTAGAACGGTTGACAGCAGAGGAGGCCTACAAGGAAGGCGTTAAAGCTGTATTGGAGAAAACCCGGGCTGCCCAGGGCCTGTATGTCCGTCTGATGGAATCCTTTGACGGGTATGGTCAGCCGGCTTATGAAGAGACCTTGCGCAAGACCATACCGACGTTTTTTATGTGGTATGATGTACGGTTTTACCCCCAGCAAGAAGTATTTCTACCTTATCCGGTGGCTTTACAGCAGACGGAGAGTCGGGGTATTCACCAGGTGTACGACTATTTGCGCTGTATAGAGGCGGAACAGGAGTTTCTTCAATGCCTGCCTCCGGATTATGTTCAGGAGGTGCTGTGGGCTTATAGCGGAGACTATAGAGAAGAAGTTGTCAATATAGCAGGTATTGTCCTTAAAAAAATTCTTCTGCATTTATTGTTAGGCATTCCCTTAGATCCAATTCGGCGGTCAGAGGAAGCAGAGCGGAAGCTGGCTGAACTGGTACGGTCCATGAGCAGCAATCACTTGCAGGAGAATTTGCAGGAATTATTGAACCGATTTTTGATTAGACAGTGTCAAGGCCATGAAAGCCTGGGAAACTACCTGCGGAATTATGTGACGGAACTTACGGCAGAGTTGATACAGGGGGCAGAGAATGGCTGGTTGGATCAGATGGTATAG
- a CDS encoding DUF6323 family protein, whose translation MDGIWELMVADQQEKQLQTILSCNEKSGKYGLQLTEDDARELLAGRKESLKESQRVEFGGGILEELIEAFCDSVYVNQQNYKEILDQLQELFYLYKNESQDQLTDSELIGFMRKHFDDVCFGDVDYLGGTCLDRFARAIRAGYQTQDQQGLRDEYALRDTENEYEQWDEESRWSYDLYWQTLEDLF comes from the coding sequence ATGGACGGCATATGGGAACTTATGGTAGCGGATCAGCAGGAGAAACAATTGCAGACTATTCTTTCCTGCAATGAGAAGAGCGGGAAATATGGGCTTCAGCTGACCGAGGACGATGCAAGAGAATTATTGGCAGGCCGGAAGGAGTCTTTAAAAGAGAGCCAGCGAGTGGAGTTCGGCGGAGGCATATTGGAAGAGCTGATTGAGGCCTTCTGCGATTCGGTCTATGTAAATCAGCAGAATTATAAGGAGATTTTGGATCAACTACAGGAATTGTTTTACTTGTATAAAAATGAATCTCAGGATCAGCTGACCGATTCAGAATTAATTGGCTTTATGAGGAAGCATTTTGACGATGTGTGCTTTGGGGATGTCGATTATCTGGGGGGAACCTGTCTGGACCGCTTTGCCCGGGCCATCCGGGCCGGGTATCAAACTCAGGATCAGCAAGGGCTGCGGGACGAATACGCCTTGCGGGATACCGAAAACGAGTATGAACAGTGGGATGAAGAGAGTCGCTGGTCCTACGACCTGTATTGGCAAACTTTAGAAGATTTATTTTGA
- a CDS encoding NAD(P)H-hydrate epimerase, with the protein MDCLQQEPVTCEQMKEIEHRANDGGLSYDKMMENAGLEAASIIWQLLFPEVEGEIQEEKTTICGTNRQGDVVIFCGKGNNGGDGWVVARELAARGLFVTVVLAEGNPKTETAIGKANVVLRRGIPVIDAKAYLGELREILEAADLVVDAMYGTGFHGQLPETVRACARLINSTCSRESLISKQVFSLDIPTGLNGDLGQPDRDTVRADYTVAFHRTKPVHHLKEAMPYCGKVLVAGIGID; encoded by the coding sequence ATGGATTGCTTACAACAGGAGCCGGTGACTTGTGAACAGATGAAAGAAATAGAGCATCGAGCCAATGACGGGGGACTGTCTTACGATAAAATGATGGAAAATGCGGGTTTAGAGGCTGCATCAATCATTTGGCAGCTTCTGTTTCCCGAGGTGGAGGGAGAGATTCAAGAGGAGAAAACCACAATTTGTGGCACAAACCGGCAAGGGGATGTGGTTATTTTTTGTGGCAAGGGAAATAACGGCGGGGACGGCTGGGTGGTAGCCCGAGAATTGGCTGCCAGGGGACTGTTTGTGACAGTAGTTCTCGCTGAAGGTAACCCGAAGACAGAAACTGCCATTGGAAAGGCCAATGTGGTTCTTCGGCGGGGGATTCCTGTCATAGATGCGAAGGCCTATTTGGGTGAGCTGCGGGAAATCTTGGAAGCGGCAGACTTGGTGGTGGATGCCATGTACGGAACGGGCTTTCACGGACAGCTGCCCGAGACAGTAAGAGCTTGCGCCAGACTGATTAATAGCACATGCAGCCGAGAGAGCCTTATCTCCAAACAAGTTTTTTCCTTGGACATTCCTACCGGATTGAATGGAGATTTAGGGCAGCCGGATCGGGATACTGTCCGGGCTGATTACACGGTGGCCTTTCACCGAACTAAGCCGGTCCACCACCTAAAGGAAGCAATGCCTTACTGTGGAAAAGTATTGGTGGCAGGAATTGGGATTGACTAA
- a CDS encoding HDIG domain-containing metalloprotein: MTVEKQLFAAMDQHLLEDATPSDYFQAASRLPEFQEYPFNLLLALKKADQEPTHHPEGNVWNHTMLVVDQAASRRDQSSQPRAFMWAALLHDIGKPAATKRIRGKLTAYDHDKIGEKLSRQFLLTLDAPEAFIQQVADLVRFHMHVLYAAKNMPYGDMQALKSHTDPQEVALLGLCDRLGRTNADQALEEQNIALFLSKLMNKK; the protein is encoded by the coding sequence ATGACAGTAGAAAAACAGCTATTCGCTGCAATGGACCAGCATTTGCTGGAGGATGCCACACCTTCTGATTACTTCCAGGCAGCCTCCCGACTGCCTGAATTTCAGGAATACCCCTTTAACCTGCTGTTAGCTTTAAAAAAAGCAGATCAGGAACCAACCCACCACCCGGAAGGCAATGTGTGGAACCACACCATGCTGGTCGTCGACCAGGCCGCCAGCCGCCGGGATCAAAGTTCCCAACCAAGAGCCTTTATGTGGGCCGCTCTGCTTCACGACATTGGCAAGCCAGCAGCTACCAAGCGAATTCGAGGTAAATTAACAGCTTATGACCACGATAAAATTGGTGAAAAGCTATCCAGGCAATTCCTGCTGACCTTAGATGCTCCCGAGGCTTTTATCCAGCAGGTGGCGGACTTGGTTCGGTTCCACATGCACGTTCTCTATGCCGCAAAGAACATGCCTTATGGCGATATGCAGGCCCTGAAATCCCATACAGACCCTCAGGAAGTGGCGCTCTTGGGACTATGCGATCGGTTGGGCCGGACCAACGCCGACCAAGCCCTGGAAGAGCAAAACATAGCCCTCTTCTTGTCGAAATTGATGAATAAAAAGTAG
- a CDS encoding SanA/YdcF family protein, which produces MNYKCRNKRKFWLTGIFILTLIAVLPLIINQYMIKTAGVAVIAEMKADREVNFVKAQNPVFSGLGAECILVLGAGLKPDGTPNHMLEDRLETAFALYKSGAAPKLLLSGDHGRNEYDEVNAMKRYMLEHGVPKKDIFLDHAGFSTYDSMYRAKAVFKVNSVIVVTQRYHQYRALYLAEKLDYKAYGVCSDQGVYRGQGMRTIREILARNKDFFKGILKPAPAYTGAAVPISGSGLESWDQEEK; this is translated from the coding sequence ATGAACTATAAGTGTAGAAACAAGAGAAAATTTTGGTTAACAGGTATTTTTATTTTAACGCTCATAGCAGTCCTTCCACTGATAATTAATCAATACATGATAAAAACTGCGGGAGTAGCTGTTATCGCAGAAATGAAAGCAGACAGAGAAGTCAACTTTGTGAAGGCACAGAATCCCGTATTTTCAGGCTTGGGAGCAGAATGTATCCTTGTCCTTGGCGCAGGGCTTAAGCCAGATGGAACCCCGAACCATATGCTGGAGGATCGGCTGGAAACGGCATTTGCTTTGTATAAATCAGGAGCAGCGCCTAAACTGCTTCTGTCCGGGGATCATGGCAGAAATGAATACGATGAGGTCAACGCCATGAAGCGGTATATGCTGGAGCATGGTGTACCAAAGAAAGATATCTTTTTAGATCACGCAGGGTTTTCTACCTATGATTCCATGTATAGAGCAAAAGCTGTTTTTAAGGTAAATTCTGTGATTGTGGTCACGCAGAGATACCATCAGTACAGAGCGTTGTATCTGGCTGAAAAACTAGACTATAAGGCTTATGGCGTCTGTTCTGATCAAGGTGTCTACAGGGGGCAGGGCATGAGAACTATTCGAGAGATCCTTGCTCGAAACAAGGATTTCTTTAAAGGGATACTCAAGCCGGCTCCAGCTTATACGGGAGCTGCTGTCCCGATTAGCGGCAGTGGATTAGAAAGCTGGGATCAAGAAGAAAAGTAA
- a CDS encoding YitT family protein — MKKWTKEKVKNALIDFILILIACSVGSFATVSIMLPNGLSSGGLTGVIRILQSFLPLGFSTMYYLGALLILAICAVTLGLKEAKKILVMSIMYPTVMVIFERMNFQLLEEKDMFLAAIYCGVFMGICSGIAFSRGYSSGGSDTVAKIIQKKLLPYVSLSKLLMTIDISIIVLSGFVFGRNIALYALVTTVIISKTIDLILFGLATKIIQIEIISETPEAIADYIMTDMDRGVSIETIVGAYSGKEKQKLLVLCSPREGILIRQHVAKADPRALVTMIHVDSVWGNGHGFNDIDKE; from the coding sequence ATGAAAAAATGGACGAAAGAAAAAGTCAAGAACGCCCTGATTGACTTTATTTTAATTCTCATTGCCTGTTCAGTGGGCTCTTTTGCCACGGTATCCATCATGTTGCCTAACGGGCTGTCCAGCGGCGGCCTCACAGGTGTTATTCGAATCTTACAGAGTTTCCTGCCCTTAGGTTTCTCCACCATGTATTACCTGGGGGCCCTGCTTATTTTAGCAATTTGTGCCGTTACCCTGGGATTGAAAGAGGCGAAAAAGATTCTCGTTATGTCCATCATGTATCCGACGGTAATGGTCATCTTTGAACGGATGAATTTTCAGCTGCTGGAAGAGAAGGATATGTTTTTGGCAGCCATCTATTGCGGCGTATTCATGGGAATATGCAGCGGTATTGCTTTTTCCCGAGGTTATTCTTCGGGAGGATCTGATACCGTGGCTAAAATTATTCAAAAAAAGCTGTTGCCTTATGTAAGCTTGAGCAAGCTGCTGATGACCATTGATATTTCTATCATCGTACTTTCTGGGTTTGTCTTCGGCAGAAATATCGCTTTATACGCGTTAGTTACCACCGTAATTATCTCCAAGACCATTGATTTGATTCTCTTTGGTTTGGCGACTAAGATTATTCAAATTGAAATTATTTCAGAGACGCCAGAGGCTATCGCCGACTACATCATGACGGATATGGACAGAGGCGTATCCATTGAGACCATCGTGGGAGCTTATTCAGGGAAAGAAAAGCAAAAGCTGTTGGTGCTGTGTTCACCGCGGGAAGGCATTTTAATCCGGCAGCATGTGGCTAAGGCCGATCCACGGGCTTTGGTAACCATGATTCATGTGGATTCCGTTTGGGGTAATGGACACGGCTTTAACGACATCGACAAAGAATAA
- a CDS encoding glycosyl hydrolase family 18 protein, giving the protein MISLFKKVMSIALMCILVTGMVVPSIPVFADITYSDVPADSWAAQSIADAGSYGLMKGQAADSFGYGKTVTKAEFATILCNMMKWQTVSPSQPSFTDVAAGQWYYGAVETALANGALNQGSSFQPDTPITRAEMAVMFVKALGLSDAAKVAESAALPFTDVTVDKGYIGVAHDIGMINGISDTAFGPSSTAKREEAAAMLTRVYSKYYGKTQFLHGFYAISSYSQKDLTAQMDAVTLGWSAMANDGNGVWLNTGSSLDNEYKIPSGYQDVVTYLQSNNTKAHLGVYMDTSDGVKDMLTSADKRKAAVAAIMAELERTYEELGKNPYSGVTIDFEGLKGTEVKAGFNSFLTELSSQLKAQNKTLYVAVQPALSGGAYFDGFDYRTIGQLADKVILMAHDYNPTSLEGYTGTEWYKNTALTPIGSVYYSLKAITDSTNGVEDKNKIVLAISFATVGWELTDSGKLAATAPLHANTEAVYKWMTTTGTVKGFSAVYRNPYLTYTTPEGRNMFLWYENEQSVFEKAALARMFGIDGISVWRLGLVPNYNGYSVVDSLK; this is encoded by the coding sequence ATGATAAGTTTGTTTAAAAAAGTTATGAGTATTGCTTTGATGTGTATCCTGGTAACAGGAATGGTTGTTCCGTCAATACCAGTATTTGCAGATATTACATACAGCGATGTGCCGGCAGACAGCTGGGCGGCTCAGTCGATTGCGGATGCTGGTTCTTATGGATTGATGAAGGGACAGGCAGCCGATAGTTTTGGTTATGGGAAAACAGTGACAAAGGCTGAGTTTGCTACCATCTTATGCAATATGATGAAGTGGCAGACCGTATCCCCGTCTCAGCCTTCTTTTACGGATGTGGCGGCAGGCCAATGGTATTACGGCGCGGTAGAAACTGCACTTGCCAATGGGGCGTTGAACCAGGGGAGCAGTTTTCAGCCAGATACACCGATTACCAGAGCGGAGATGGCGGTCATGTTTGTAAAAGCGTTAGGCTTATCCGATGCAGCGAAAGTTGCAGAATCCGCAGCACTGCCCTTCACTGATGTGACGGTGGATAAAGGCTATATTGGCGTTGCTCACGATATTGGCATGATTAACGGGATTTCTGACACAGCCTTTGGTCCCTCCAGCACGGCTAAGAGGGAAGAGGCGGCGGCCATGCTGACCAGGGTCTACAGCAAATATTATGGAAAGACCCAATTCCTCCACGGATTTTATGCCATTTCTTCCTATTCTCAGAAAGATTTAACTGCCCAAATGGATGCGGTGACTCTGGGGTGGAGCGCCATGGCCAATGACGGCAATGGTGTCTGGTTGAACACGGGCAGCAGCTTGGATAACGAATATAAGATTCCGTCCGGTTATCAGGACGTAGTGACTTATTTGCAGAGCAATAACACGAAAGCGCACTTGGGTGTCTATATGGACACCTCAGATGGTGTAAAGGATATGCTGACTAGTGCAGACAAGCGTAAGGCGGCAGTGGCAGCTATTATGGCTGAACTGGAACGGACTTATGAGGAGCTGGGAAAGAATCCATACAGCGGCGTAACCATTGATTTCGAGGGCCTTAAAGGGACAGAGGTCAAGGCGGGATTTAACAGCTTCCTTACCGAGTTGTCCAGTCAGCTGAAAGCACAGAACAAGACTCTTTACGTAGCCGTGCAGCCAGCTTTGTCTGGCGGGGCCTATTTCGATGGATTTGATTATCGGACCATCGGTCAGCTGGCGGATAAAGTTATTCTGATGGCACACGATTATAACCCGACCTCTTTAGAGGGGTATACGGGTACGGAATGGTACAAGAATACAGCACTGACCCCTATTGGTAGTGTATACTATTCTTTGAAGGCGATTACAGACAGCACAAACGGCGTAGAAGACAAGAATAAAATCGTTTTGGCCATCAGTTTTGCTACGGTAGGCTGGGAGTTGACGGACAGTGGCAAGCTGGCAGCGACAGCCCCGCTTCACGCCAATACGGAAGCCGTATATAAGTGGATGACGACCACAGGAACAGTTAAGGGCTTTTCGGCAGTGTACCGGAATCCGTATCTGACGTACACCACGCCTGAAGGCCGGAACATGTTCCTCTGGTATGAGAATGAGCAGAGCGTCTTTGAGAAGGCAGCACTGGCTAGAATGTTCGGAATCGACGGCATTTCTGTCTGGAGATTGGGATTGGTGCCTAATTACAATGGATACAGCGTTGTAGACAGCTTAAAGTAA
- a CDS encoding ABC transporter ATP-binding protein, whose amino-acid sequence MDENIVTKKTSYLIKRFIPYFKKYKWVLVLDLFCATLTTLCDLVLPLIVRFITEKGMNDIGALTVETILSLGLLYMVLRVLDVIANYYMANVGHVMGARIETDMRKDLFSHMQELSYSYYSNTKIGQLMARITSDLFDITEFAHHCPEEYFIAVLKIAVSFGILCSVDVWLTVIIFAILPVMIFCSMQFNGKMKKAFKKQRNQIGEINAQVEDSLLGIRVSKSFANEEIEKAKFEEGNGKFLGVKIESYKYMAGFQGTVRFFDGIMYIAVVVIGSLFMIKGKIAPSDLVAYLLYVVMLLNSVRRIVEFTEQFQRGMTGIERFIEVMDEPVEIDDAEDAVELQDVKGNIIFEDVSFQYPDSDNILEHLNIHVKAGENIAFVGPSGAGKTTLCNLIPRFYDVTAGRILVDGSDIRQVTVKSLRSQIGMVQQDVYLFSGTVYDNIEYGRPGATKKEIEEAAKMAGAHEFISQLTEGYHTFVGEHGVKLSGGQKQRISIARVFLKNPPILILDEATSALDNESEMIVQESLAKLAKGRTTLTIAHRLTTIRNADRIMVLTDNGIEEEGNHEELLVKQGAYAKLYNLYKQ is encoded by the coding sequence ATGGATGAGAACATTGTAACGAAGAAGACCTCCTATCTAATTAAGAGGTTTATTCCTTATTTTAAAAAATATAAATGGGTGTTGGTGCTGGACTTGTTCTGTGCCACCCTGACCACCTTGTGCGACCTGGTACTTCCGTTGATTGTGCGGTTTATTACCGAGAAAGGCATGAATGATATTGGGGCACTTACGGTGGAGACAATCTTGAGCTTGGGTTTGCTGTACATGGTACTGCGGGTGCTGGATGTGATTGCCAATTATTACATGGCTAACGTCGGCCACGTCATGGGCGCCCGAATTGAGACAGATATGCGAAAAGATCTCTTTTCCCATATGCAGGAGCTCTCCTATTCCTATTACAGCAATACAAAGATTGGTCAGCTGATGGCCAGAATTACCAGCGACCTCTTTGACATTACTGAATTTGCTCATCACTGCCCAGAGGAATATTTTATTGCCGTTCTAAAGATTGCTGTATCCTTTGGCATTCTCTGCTCGGTGGATGTATGGCTGACGGTGATTATCTTTGCGATCCTGCCAGTGATGATTTTCTGCTCCATGCAGTTCAACGGCAAGATGAAGAAGGCTTTTAAAAAGCAGCGAAATCAGATTGGTGAGATTAATGCGCAGGTAGAGGACAGCTTGCTGGGCATACGAGTTTCCAAATCCTTTGCCAACGAAGAAATTGAAAAGGCGAAGTTTGAGGAAGGCAATGGCAAGTTCTTGGGTGTAAAGATCGAATCTTATAAATATATGGCTGGTTTTCAAGGGACGGTACGTTTCTTTGACGGTATCATGTATATCGCTGTGGTAGTAATCGGTTCTCTATTTATGATAAAAGGCAAGATTGCTCCATCGGACTTAGTGGCCTATCTGCTGTATGTAGTTATGCTGTTGAATTCAGTTCGGCGTATTGTGGAATTTACAGAGCAGTTCCAGCGAGGAATGACTGGTATCGAACGTTTTATTGAGGTCATGGATGAGCCAGTGGAAATCGACGATGCAGAGGACGCGGTGGAATTGCAGGATGTGAAGGGAAATATTATCTTTGAAGACGTAAGCTTTCAGTATCCTGACAGCGATAATATTTTAGAGCACTTGAATATTCATGTGAAGGCAGGAGAGAACATTGCCTTTGTAGGGCCGTCGGGAGCTGGAAAGACTACTTTGTGCAATTTGATTCCGCGGTTTTATGATGTGACTGCGGGGCGGATATTGGTGGATGGGTCGGATATTCGCCAAGTGACGGTGAAGTCTTTGCGGTCTCAAATTGGTATGGTGCAGCAAGATGTATACCTGTTTTCCGGTACGGTTTATGATAACATCGAGTACGGCCGGCCCGGCGCGACCAAGAAAGAGATTGAGGAAGCTGCTAAGATGGCCGGTGCTCATGAGTTTATCAGTCAGCTGACTGAGGGCTACCATACCTTTGTCGGCGAACACGGGGTTAAGCTGTCCGGGGGACAAAAGCAGCGAATCAGCATTGCTCGGGTATTCCTAAAAAATCCGCCCATTTTAATTTTAGATGAGGCGACCTCTGCGCTGGACAATGAAAGTGAGATGATTGTGCAGGAATCGCTGGCGAAGCTGGCTAAGGGGCGAACAACCTTGACTATCGCTCATCGCCTGACCACTATTCGCAATGCTGACCGAATTATGGTGTTGACGGACAACGGTATCGAGGAAGAAGGCAACCATGAGGAGCTGCTGGTAAAGCAAGGAGCCTACGCCAAGCTGTATAACCTGTATAAACAGTAG
- a CDS encoding DUF2089 family protein, which produces MSMEVVPDWMVNLEEEDVSFIKKFILASGSLKEIAGQYGVTYPTVRLRLDKLIQKIQIYEQEADEPYISLIKRLAVNEKLDFDTAKILIHEYRKNKGDQR; this is translated from the coding sequence ATGTCTATGGAAGTTGTGCCGGATTGGATGGTCAATCTGGAAGAAGAGGATGTGTCCTTCATCAAGAAGTTTATCCTAGCATCGGGGTCCTTAAAGGAGATTGCCGGTCAATATGGCGTTACCTATCCTACTGTCCGTCTGCGGCTGGATAAGCTGATTCAGAAGATTCAAATTTACGAGCAGGAGGCAGATGAACCGTACATTAGTTTAATCAAGCGACTGGCAGTTAATGAAAAGTTGGATTTTGATACCGCTAAGATTTTAATTCATGAATATAGAAAAAATAAGGGAGACCAGAGATGA
- a CDS encoding DNA methyltransferase gives MSLIYKLTEIIEVCRKEHQDFLEDLEAEKNAVFKLRQLYGRPRPEENLLAWGDNLHFMKYLLEKGYGEKLQLIYADPPFFSKADYKAQVKIYADGGIQPLKLAQPAYTDTWSQGLEDYLRMLTSRLFLMRDLLAPEGCIWLHLDWHVVHYVKILMDEIFGMDNFVNEIIWQYKSGGSSKRHFARKHDTLLFYGKSPHYYFAAQQEKSYNRGLKPYRFKGVEEFEDDIGWHTLVNMKDVWQLDMVGRTASERTGYATQKPELLLERILTSCSRKGDLCADFFGGSGTLAATAHKLERRWVTCDTGKNAVAAITKRLLQREAHFRVLQEQDREEELGRVEFCLQRDENRCQVEISRYHLQEEAIQLFGEEDQALIRQVLRRDSLSLLDCWSVDFQYDGQVHRPQQVFLREKDSLKCQAEGPPGGRIHLCVTDVFGHVSSQTL, from the coding sequence ATGAGCTTGATTTATAAGCTGACAGAAATAATTGAGGTTTGCCGAAAGGAGCATCAGGATTTTTTAGAAGACCTGGAAGCAGAGAAAAATGCGGTGTTTAAATTGCGGCAGCTGTATGGGAGGCCACGGCCGGAGGAAAATCTGCTGGCCTGGGGTGATAACCTCCATTTTATGAAGTATCTGCTTGAAAAGGGCTATGGGGAAAAACTACAATTAATTTACGCAGATCCGCCATTTTTCTCTAAAGCAGACTACAAGGCTCAGGTGAAAATTTATGCAGATGGTGGGATTCAACCGCTAAAGTTGGCTCAGCCGGCCTATACAGATACTTGGAGTCAGGGGTTGGAGGACTATTTGCGGATGCTGACCAGCCGACTGTTTCTAATGCGCGATCTGCTGGCTCCGGAAGGGTGTATCTGGTTGCATTTGGATTGGCATGTGGTCCACTATGTGAAGATTCTTATGGATGAAATTTTTGGCATGGATAACTTTGTCAATGAAATCATCTGGCAATATAAATCTGGCGGCAGCAGTAAACGGCATTTTGCCAGAAAGCACGATACATTACTGTTTTATGGGAAAAGTCCTCATTACTACTTTGCGGCTCAGCAGGAAAAGTCCTATAACAGAGGGCTGAAACCTTATCGCTTCAAAGGAGTAGAAGAGTTTGAGGATGATATCGGCTGGCATACGCTGGTAAATATGAAGGATGTATGGCAGCTGGATATGGTGGGGAGGACGGCTTCTGAACGGACGGGATATGCCACCCAAAAACCAGAACTGTTGTTGGAACGAATCCTCACTAGCTGCTCTCGAAAAGGAGATTTGTGTGCAGATTTTTTCGGGGGATCTGGAACCTTGGCCGCTACAGCTCATAAACTGGAACGTCGCTGGGTGACCTGTGATACCGGGAAAAATGCCGTAGCAGCCATCACAAAGCGTTTGCTCCAAAGAGAAGCCCACTTTAGGGTACTTCAAGAGCAGGACCGAGAGGAAGAGCTGGGGCGGGTAGAATTCTGCCTACAGCGAGACGAAAACCGATGCCAGGTGGAGATAAGCAGGTATCACCTCCAAGAAGAGGCGATTCAGCTTTTTGGGGAAGAGGATCAGGCTTTGATACGTCAAGTTCTCAGGCGAGATTCCCTCAGCCTTTTGGATTGCTGGAGTGTGGATTTTCAATATGACGGGCAGGTCCATCGGCCTCAACAAGTGTTTCTGCGGGAGAAGGACAGCCTAAAGTGCCAGGCGGAGGGCCCGCCAGGTGGACGAATTCACCTGTGTGTCACCGATGTTTTCGGTCATGTCTCCAGTCAAACTTTATAA